Genomic segment of Gigantopelta aegis isolate Gae_Host chromosome 10, Gae_host_genome, whole genome shotgun sequence:
TGTAGTAATGACTCAAGAAGGGTCAAAGGCATTGGGTATTACTCGATACAGGCGAGAGAGAAAACGTACCAAAGTATATATGGGTACATAATCTTCGGCGAAAGAACTATGTTGTCACAAAACACTCTGTTCtgttcaataaaaacaaaacaataaatgaatgttgtcttgttcatatatttattataccaaaTTGAACATCAAAGTGTGCACTTATGACAAATAGTTGCGTAGTAACGTGTGACAACTTCACCAACATAAAAATGCTACACTGAGAAAATCCTGACGATCTCGCCACAGcctgaaaaagtgaaataataagaaatgtaaacttaaaaatgttacattacatgatgaaacaaaccataaatgtgtactttacgtgtatttattataataaactgtaaactgtaaacttaaacaagaaaaaacaaaatcgacacggggcgagatcgccaggctcctttggaaaatcctggcgatctcgccccggcttgcaagtgaaatcgtcagaaatgtaaactgccaatgtattacattttacaacaagaaaatcaaaacatgactactgcacatgtatttacttaatgaagtaaacataaaacagcttgtaacttgaatattgttgagttataatgtactggcgacttcgctaaacagacatgcaacacggaagtaaatatggcgatctcgccacagcgtgtcccaacacaaaactagtagtataagtggtataaccctgtagttttggcacaaaaacatgctgataatgacagtagatatatactataatatatgttgtaatatatgtcttctagcaagtctaatatgtatgataacttcgcctaacgatgaaaataagtcctggcgaagtcgccccgggcgagatcgacacggggcgagatcgccaggctccGGTGTTACACGGTCAATATAGATGTTTCACAATAAAttagtatataaaaatgtatgtaaagcaCATATTTAGTCTTTAAGTAATAAAAGATTACATAAATcgaccacattttaataattttcaaggaaatgtaccaaaatatgaatttaaaacaaaaatgggcTAATTCAGTAATTGCTGTTTGGTTTGACCTAAGAAGGAAGGTAAAAGcgttttagaaataacatttttttttaaactatttttgtgtgcaaattTACAAaccaatcggttcagaaataaataacttgtagtaaattgtatagtatgaaaaagggcgTTCCCTGTGGTACGGACCATAGTAAGCTACATACCTATTTGGTACTGGTTCTGTGTAGTCATCGCGTCGTATGTCGGCTCTGGCTACGAGGGCTGTCCTGAGCACTTCTGGATACAAACATATAATCGGGAAATCATAATGTTCTAGAATGCACTGCAAGTTGGTGGTTTGCATTTTGTCGCCGATTTGGTCTACTTCTAAACAACAGATACTTTCTTTTACCGTGTCCATTGGTCTGCAGTTGCCACACAAACACCAATCTCGGTTTCCCAATCGCGCAATATTTTCGACATTTTCTTCCAATTCATCGCCTGAAGATAATCCTATGTCGAAGTCCGACTCACTATCATGTTCGGAACGTTCGGGCTCAAACATAAACGGTTGGTAAGCCATTGATCAAAGCGCTAATGTAAACAAATCTATCAAAAAGCACATGGTTTCACATATTGTTTACTGGCTGGCTGTTCACGTGCTACGTCACAGCCAATGCACGCGGCTTTTCGCGTAGTTATTTTATCCATGCGCGTAAAATAGAAACCGTGTTAATATTGTCAATTAATCCTAAACCCgttaacatattaaacattttattgcatcaTTCTTCATTTTAGGCtccatatttgtttaatttggcaTTAGAGCCAGCCTACACCTTTCCTTTAATAGTATTGTAAATTGCTCAACATGCAATACATTTCTAAATGTGATCCATTAATTTAACCTATGATCATGATTCGATAACCTTGACCATCATCTTGCCAGACTTTAGACGTTTTAGTAATTAATTGTGACCTTTGTGGCAAGTTACaattaaaatgtgaaaaactaatttttgcttatgtttttgttaatagaAACATCATATACAGGCTCGTAGCATGGAGGACATTATTGGGGGGGCTCAATTGAATGAGCGCCCAAGGCGCAAGTTATttggggggtctgggggcatgattcaaaggttatttgcccGTTACTGTAACACTTGCCGTTAATCTCGATCCGTTAGTCTCGCTACAACTTTTACTTTCAGTCGAGATGTAaaggttattaaaaaaaaaaaaacccagccaaAATTTATGGGGGAGCCAACATTTAAGTTGAATCTGGATGTATTTCATAACATATTCAACAAATTATACAATGGGCCACCTGACAtaccaaaattaataaaatatctcttactTACATGTATCACCAAAAGGTTTAAaggtaaagtttgatttgtttatataACGAcataatcatcggctgttggatgtcaaacatttgttaatttgtttttacatgaaGTCTTGAAGGAAACGCCAAGGTCTCTGATAATGTTTGATGAGCTGCAGTTAGCCCTAACTGTGTTTCACTTTATTTGACTATGGGAAAATCTATATCTTGGCTAAACAGTTTTCAAACACTACATACATAAATTGCATACAAACCTGCattgttttttcaaaataaatacttttgttTCTGTTAGAAGATAGTAGTGACTGGCAGCAGGTATCTCAGTCCGACCTTTCTGAAGGTTTCAAGATTGGATCAATCTCACTGTCAGTCAAGCAAGGAGACATCACAAAAGAAAAAGTGGATTGCATAGTAAATAGTACCAATGAACGTCTTGATTTCACACAAGGTAAGTGTACTAATTAACAGTTTGTGATTtaaaagttttttattttatgttttattactatatacacGTAGGAGCCATAAGCATATGAGATGGGAGGTTGTGGGGTAACCCCCCCTCCCCGTTCCCTCATGCAAAAACAATGGGCACAATTGGGCAAAATTATCTAGCCAGAAAACATTTCACCatatatactgaaggccaaaagaaactttaccattttcaatttggaatttaaaaagtaactcaatccaaaacacatagcccaaacacaacaataatgtatgcagaaaattataccCGCCCACTGCACGTTTTGGGTGGAACACAGAAAAGTTAAAAACTCGTGCACTATGAACAACAGCAATTGCACGTGCAATAAGGGTATAAAAGCGGTTTAGATGGCATGTCAGACATCCACACagataaaaaacccaccataggAATGCCACGACTGACACCAGAACAACGCGAGAGAGCCCTGGGTAATGATACAGATGGGAGCCACTCATGCCCACATCGCCAGAACCTTCGGTTGTTCCCgtgttactgttacaaactTGATGCAACACTACAGACAAACAGGGCAGACATCAGACAGGCCAAGAACAGGCAGACCCAGGGTGACTTCGCCCCATGATGACTGGTACTTGCGTACCTTGCATCTACGAAATCGCTTCCtgacagtgacgtcatcagcaatGAATGAATGCCTTAGGTCACAGGGTTAGTAGACAGACAGTGGCCAGGCGACTCAGGACTCATGGAATAAGGGCTTACAGACCATATAGAGGACACTTACTGACATCACAAcatcgtcatttgagattgacaTGGGCTAGGACTGTACGACGTTGGCAGCGACGTGATTGGCTGCGGGTTCTTTTCATTGATGAAAGCCGGTTCTGTTTGTTCAGAGTTGATGGAAGACAGCTTGTGTACCACCGTAGGGGAGAACGAGTGGCGGCTTCTTGCGTTCAGGAGGTCGTGCCAtatggtggagggagtgtcatggtgtggggaggtATCTGTGCACAGGAAAGGACACCATTGGTCATCGTTCACAGAAACTTGACAGCCAAACGTTACAGGGATGACATTCTTCATCCAACTGCAATACCATTTCTCCAACGGCAGCCACGTGGTGTCatttttcagcaagacaacgccagaTCTCATACAGCCAGAATCATACAGAACTTCCTTAGAGCCAACAACGTAAACATATTGCCATGGCCTGCACGCTCCCCAGACATGTCTCCCATAGAACACCTCTGGGATGTTTTGGATCGCCGTGTTCGACAACGACCACACCCTCCAGCCAACCAACAGGAACTGATCCAGGCCCTTCAAGAAGAATGGCAACGCGTCCCACGTGACCTCATCAGACGACAGATTTTTTCTATGCGTCGGAGAATTATTGCTTGTATTGGGGcaaggggtggtcacacacgctattaatgtgacttgttattggacttgagtgattgtctgtatgctttgcatgtcgtccatgaagttgaaagctcgatttgtgtacaccacctcgctttgggaaaatgtgacgtcattatcagatgctgaatgacactcatttttagttatgttaatgttgacatattgatctagtcaatatattttacctcatgcgactatcttttgttgtttttacatcagagtgatttaaaactatggtaaagtttcttttggccttcagtatatttccatcattctactcactaCATAAGTTGTAATCTATGTTACAATTCACATATTTGGAATCCTGTATAACTGTTTGGTAATATATGCTAATATGTGTAAacaatgttatccagattcaggcatttttgtttaattcgggcaaaaatcagcttGCCTCGCTACAAAAATGTTAGCCGTTAAGCCGTTATAGTATGATAGGAGCAAGTAACATTTGAAAGCATGTTTAGAAAATGCAAAATCAAACTATCTCTTGACTAGAAAAAATTATCATCATTTTCTAAATAACATTCAGACCACATTGGTTTCTTACAATGATCATTTACTACATAATATACAACCAATCCTCACCATGCAGGCATTGAAACAAGACCTGGTAACCTATAAATGTAGGTTACAGCACATTTATGTTTCCATTAATTATTATCACTATAAAATCCCTTcactgatactttgttattcatttatATCACTGTTCTCACTGCATTGGTATCTAAATAACTCTCAACTGATCAAAACTTAGGTCATGCAGTTTTACTTTAATAAGATTTTGTGGAGAAAGATGTATCGTTCTGGTCATCattgacatgtggtaatttcTCCTGGTAATCTGAACAACAGTTCTCGAAATAACTCAACTGATCAAAACTTAGGTCATGCAGTTTtagtttaataacattttgtggAGAACGAAATACAGTTCTTTACTTTCTTGGCATGTGGTAACCACCTGGTAACCGGAATGTTCATAATACTACAATGTAATACACAGGTGATCTTTTAACTGGTTTAAAATATCCTGTGTTAAATCAGAAAAGgcattaacctttagactactggattaatttttaacaaaaaccacgttgagtgggtacaagtttataatttttactcacatatattcacttaaatgttttataaatacatgaaataaagttcatatatgaatcggtaagtattattttcgtgtcttttttttgtaattttttattattttagatcggctaatggtgattaaaattaggcaaaaaatcgaaaaagttccgtttacttacgggcatttgtggccagctgtccagtatttatggccattattcccgataacagtggttttctgaccagaatgttttttaaaacccgaactacgatttatattgcaatatttggtaattttcgttgttggtaaaacgatcaaatttattatcaaattagctgtcacaattagctatcgatccctgaatatgaccgcgacgtgccgccattgttgtcaagcgaaaatacttgccgaaaaaaatcaaaacaaaagtcaccattttttctttaattatatttccgtttccggtgagtgtcgtgtgcaaaacagcgggaaatatgaattggggaatgcactgtatacagtgtacagtatatcgactgacgtgacgtcgggcgagatatctcgcctgcagtactcagaaggttaaattAAAACTGTGTATCTGGCATATTTTGATGtcactgtattttaaatttgtcCAGTTATGCATTTGTGGTATACTCTTATTTCTAAAATGGAAGAAAACcacattattacccatatggttaaaaatatcttggtacatatcaaagtgatacgtcccactagaatgccaagtgggacataacacttttgacgtcacacgatgacgtcatcaattggcacactacaaccttacaagttacaggaatgtcaactaaatgagatgagtgatataaattaagatcgattatgggtaataaataggatattaaattcgctaccatttcgtatcatgtttatgtccctcttgacaattgaaaattatttcactcgggacataaacatgatacaaaatggaatcTTGTTTCAtatcatataattaaaaaacagttCATTCATTTGGAGTCCAATTTGATTCACCTTCTTTATCATTAGTAAGTTTTTTAGTGTAAAAATGGAGCCTGATGACCCTAATTCAATTGCAGAAGTAAAATAACCCGGTTAAATGTTAGCTCtgctatttaataataaagacCATTGCATGTGACTGTGcaattatatttcttttattgaaCATGTGTACTACAAAAATCTCACATGTGTATAGTTACATTTTCTCAAATAACATCATGTTCTTAATTAGGAGGCTCAGTGTTCTGTCAATTTCACGGAATTCAATTAACTTCCCAGACGAagtatgttgtattatttaatttaatttttcttaactACCGGGTATAATATACAAACGTGGTCAAcatccctaactgcgttatgcttccatcTCCGTTCACcttgttttcttgtgcacggttCACATAATTaatatccgatttgttgttgtctgcttgtcgttcatttgtgagatttttcttcacagatctagaacattttcattaacaatagggttcaaacaagtaagtatctaaatacaaaactctacaaacccctaaaaccattaatttaactaagtcgtttttgtttattccttaaaattaccaatattgggtctacatgactcgtagaaattgacttaaaatggaggaagatgaattaacattcggtgtgtgtcacatgacctcacacgtgccagatcaacaaggccaaaacatttaatttttttgtgatttttaagacccctgttgttagaatttgtttccaattattatattcaatctgcaaaaggtatgctacatttctgtgcctctactgtagtgaatagtattcataatccattcataaaattgtaaataattttgagtatataaattgttaattaagaatcaattcattgaaaaaaaaattgtttactattcactggtatgaatatcacactctttcctgtttacctgagggtgtttcacttttgggggttttgggtgttgtttttttaaaaatatttattaccccagatcaCAATAGCAGtatcagggttggggccctgattcactgctgtacatatacatcttacaaaataacatgacacATTAAAGCAACCGTTTATATACATGCGGACAGTGTTTTTCTGAcctgggatttaaaaaaaaaaaaaagcggaAGGAAAGAGGAAGCAGAAATCACCGTTATTGTTAATGACTGTCTCAAAACAGGTAATTcagtaaaacaataattatgtgaACAGTTTTATGCTAAAGTATATTGTGTGCAagccttttaattattatcgaAAATATTAAACCATGGAGCCCATACTTTGTTAAATGTTTCGTAATTACAACTTTTATATAGAATAAAtctttgtatttcatattttttcttaagcATGTTTTTTACGGCATTAATTTCTAAAGCTTTATTCTTAAATTTTGTAACATACACGTAGTATGTTAAGTTAATAATTAGCCAGTTTAAAAAGACATAATTTTCATCATTAATCATACCAAACataatcatatttttattaaaactgaTTCTAACTCCCGACTTTGTCAGTATCCAGGTATGTACTGATTCCCATAATTAATTCTCAACCGTATTACAttaatagatgttgtatggtttctgggtaactggtacaAAAGCTAAACATACTTGAATCAACATAGCGAATCATGTGTAAAAATGTGTTAGTGGTTAAAATTCTAtggactattttatattgaaaccataataaagttGAATTGTTCATCCTGTTTGCTTTTTAacaaaacttaatttaaaagtAAGAATGGGATTATATAGTACTCTGAAAATGTCATCTGTTAAATGTTCTAAGTTATATATGTAAGATTGAACTCCTTTTATTAATGAAACATAACTAATAAAATTTGTGGTTATATGGTACGTTTTTTGTATCTGTTCATATGATAAAATATCACCATGGACATCAAATAGgtcatttataaaaacaatatacctTTGCTGacataagtacatgtatatcagtctTGTGCCAGATGTTGGTGCATAAAATATCATCTACAGtttatttgttatgttttttctcTAGCATAATTAACCAACTAAGTAGTGTCTCTCCAAAACCTGTTTGAAATTTTCTTGATTTTCATCATTATAAAATAGTCTTCATATAGTAAGTTCATGTACTGATATACTTGTAGCAGAATTTAAATAGGTTTACCCactttgaattatttataaacagtcTTCGTATCCATgagaccatatgtttgacgtccaatagccgatgataagataaaaaaatcaatgtgctccagtggcgtcgttaaataaaacaaaactttcttTCGTAtccatgaacattttaaaaaatgttttaaatgttttaaatttggcATTTTAAGGCCTCCCTTCTTTATAATCTTGAGTTATTAAATCATGCTTTAATGTTTTGGGCTTGttctgccaaataaatttaaagaataatgtattaatttttttaaacaacatctCTCCAGGATTGGATACGGAAATTAAAAGATGGGTTATTTTGGGTATTATGAGCATTTTAAGTACTGTTATTCTTCCTAAGGCTGTTAATTTTCTAACAGACCACAATTTTTAAGGAATTTTGTATTTCTATTAGCTTTGAGGCATAATTAAGTTCagtaatattttctaaattaacTGGGAATTTTATACCAAGTAAACTGAATTGTATTGCGCTCCAGTCTAAGTTCCATCTAGTATGGTGGTAAACGTCTTTAGAAATTTTTTTGATTCTTGTCCAAATGGCTTTTGATTTagaatagtttatttttagaccTGAAATTTGTTCATAATAATCTAAATCCGTGAGTGTACTGTACAGGGACTCGAGGGATCCATCTAGAATGAAACTTGTATCGTCCgcatattgtgatattaaatattcttcgcCATCTATATTTACACCTTAAATAGTTGgattatttctaataataatggCAAGGACTTCAGCACATATAATAAAGATGTATGGAGACAGTGGGTCACCCTGTCTGCATCCCCTTTCTAGCTTAATTGGTTCAGACagaaatccattttgtattactCTAGAAacagaattgttataaaatgttttgatccAGTTTTTTATGGACAGcttaaaattgaaaatatcaAGTGCCTTATCTATGAATGACCATGATAGCAAATCAAATGCTTTCTCAAAGTCTGTTAGAAGTACACAAATGTAGTAGTCCAGGAATATTATGCAGTTCAGTATATTGCATAACGTCATATATTAATCTTATATTTTCCCCGATATACCTCCCTTTTATGAAACCGGTTTGGTCTTTGtctattattttattgagaatttgttttattctgttaGCTATGCAACCTGATGCCATTTTGTAAATGCAGATTTAACGGTGTTAAAGGTCTCCAATTTTTAAGAAACTcttttggtttattttcctttggaatacatgtaattataccaaatgtttgaacatTCGACATTTCCATAATAGAGTAACTATAGTTGATAGCCCGGGTTATAAAATGTCCTAAATCGGTCCAAGATAATTTAAAGAATTCGGCAGAAAAGTCATCAGAGCCTGGGCTTTTATAATTTTTCATGGTTTTAAGATATGATAATATTTCTGAATATGATAATTCTACTTCTAATCTATTTGCTTCTTCttcagttaatttattaaattcgAAATCTTTTCAATTATATCATCATTgctttgttgtttaaaatttcaTCCTGATTCTTAATTTCAGTACCGTTTTCTAATTATTTTCTTGAGATTagcttactaaaataatatcttgattccATATTGCAGAAATACTTTGTAGGTTTTTCACCTTCTTCTATCCATTTAGCTCGTGAGCAAATATAATGACCTTTTAGCTTCTCTTTTCTTAATTCCATTAATTCTTTCt
This window contains:
- the LOC121382857 gene encoding uncharacterized protein LOC121382857, which codes for MAYQPFMFEPERSEHDSESDFDIGLSSGDELEENVENIARLGNRDWCLCGNCRPMDTVKESICCLEVDQIGDKMQTTNLQCILEHYDFPIICLYPEVLRTALVARADIRRDDYTEPVPNRLWRDRQDFLSVAFLCW